Below is a window of Eschrichtius robustus isolate mEscRob2 chromosome 13, mEscRob2.pri, whole genome shotgun sequence DNA.
CTGAGAGCCGGCTGCTTCACACTGGACCAAGGGAACCTCCTGAGCCAGCAAAATGCCAGCCCCACCTTTCTGTCCCACACAAGGGCAGCTCCAAGGGTGGCCCTGAGGGGCTGCTCCCCCTCCAGGCACTTGGAggggagaaatggagagaagcaGGAAATCTTGTGGATGATCCTCTCCTGAAACCAACTGGCTTGGCTTTGGGATTAGATGCTCTGAGTGAATGTGGGGCCTCCTGGTCCTCAGAGTAGGACTCTCTCTCCTACCACGAGGTACTCCACCAGGTCTTTTGGCCAATCCCTCCTCCGCTGCACCTGCAGGCCACCCctcctcttgttccccaatgGTTGGGGCTCCGTGCATCCCTCAAACTGGAAGAATTCCCCAAACTGTGAGTTTGGGACAGTATAGTAAACAGCTGTGATGTCCCTCCTCTACTCTCCAGAAACACCTGAGATTCACAGGAGACCCTTAGGCCAGGGAGAAAGAGAGCTCCCAGAGCCCCTTCCTTTTAAACATTCGTGTGATTTTCCTCTTTACTGATTTGACAAGCACTTAGTGCATGCGAGATACTTCACAGatattaatcctcacagcagccctgtgaggtaggcactatcattaactccattttatagatgagaagactgaggcttaAGGCGACTAGGTAACATTCTCAAAGTCTCCTAGCccgtaagtggcagagccaggcttcaaacccaggcagtctggctcaagTAGCTGTGCTCTTAATAACTTCTCTGTACTCATGGCAGTGCATTTTCACCTGATTCACCTGCATACGGGTGTTTGGGGGGAAGGCAGGTGCCAGGGGTGGGTGGGCAGCAACTCTCCTAACACCCCCATCTCCCCGCAGCTATGGTTTTGTCACTCCCCCAGCAGttctcaaatcccagctctgccaccagctgtgtggccttgggctcaTAACCCGTCTGAGCCTCCAtcccatcatctgtaaaatgaaagtggGTCAGTGACCCCCAACACCTCTCTATCCCTCTCAGAGATCCCTTCCTCTCCTGGGGAACTCACAGGTATGGAAGTACTCCTCTCCATAGCTCTCGCGGGTCTCCTGAGGCAGCCGCTCCCACAGCTTGCACATACTCTTCTCAATGCCCTCCATGTTCTTCTTGCCCAGAATGGATGTCCGGTAGTTCCCCGGCTCAATGATGCTGACTTTCACCCCGAAGTAGTGGAGCTCACGCCTAGGAAAGAAGAGCTGGACTCAGTCTGGGACTCCACGATGACAAAGGATCATCAGGGAAAGTCACCTCTGACACCTCTAGAGAAGCTGATCTCCAGAGATCAGGAACCTGGaggtgtgccccccacccctgcaccaGGCCCAGCACTGCTTTCATGCAAATAAGCCCTTTCCCAAGTCTGTCTCTGGACAATTCACATTAGGCCAGCCTAGCCGGGAGGAATCTAGACCAAAGCCTTGCTCCGACCAGATCCCTCCCACTCAGCCCCACCCCCAACGCCTAGGTGGCAAAGGAGTGAAGGGGTCTACGCAAGGCTTGCATCCTTCTCGGAGGGTTGCCCACAGCACATCTGCCCCCAGACCTCTCTGTCTGTTTGGGGGACCCTCCCTCCTACTCCCACAGGCCCAAGCAGCGTGTTGCTTATTCTGAGACAGCTCAAGGGAAGGCTGCTCATCACCACCCCACCTCTTCTCATCCCTCTTCTCTGGGTCCCTGAGGAAGGTCCCTATAGGTCTAGCCTTCCTCCTGCTACTGTTTTAACATCTTCCCTCCAGACCTTGCCTGCCCACAGGGTGCCCCCACCCAGCCCTCTCTTCCTGAGGTGAAACCCCCAGAACTCCTACTCTGAATGGTTTGGCACCTGGGCCCAGTCACCTGATGCTGTCAGAGAAGGCCTCAACGCCAAACTTGGAGACGCAGTAGCCGCCACCAATGATAGCCACACGGCCACCAGAGCTGGACATGTTGACAACTCTGCCCCGGGCTTTCTTGACCATGGGCAGCATATGGAGAGTCACTTCGATCAGTCCCACCAGGTTCACGTTGATCACCTTCACAAAGTCTTCCTTGGTCAGCCATTCATTGGGACCACTGGGCAGGCCTACACCAGCGTTGTTCaccagggcccagaggcctgggggcgcagtggagggagggagaaccaGACTAAAATCAGCAGTGTCTCTGGAAAAGCACCAGGGTCCACGACCCCCCAGCTCAGGGCTGCTGAGGATGGTTGAGCATGTTACAAGGCACAAGACAGCCAGTCTGGCAGCGTGGGGTGGGGAGCTATGACAGCCCAAAGGAACATGGGCCTTTTACTAATGGGTTTTCCCTACAGGGGCAGTTTTTCTGATTCACACAGTCTGCCAGCTAGCTGGACACTGTACCAGCTACAATCCAGGCTTTAGCTAATAGCATCTAAGCTATTGGCTTCGGGAAAAGAGATCTCATTTTCATACCAGTGAATTAATGTTTCAATTCCTTCCCCTATCATGCTTCCCCCTCTCTGTTCACCTGAGTGTAAGAAACCAACTCCATTTCACACATTACCAAAATtactctgttcattcattcattcatccattcacacattcattcatttcatgcaTCTGTCAGTTACAGAGGAAGGTGCTAGAGACATTAAATGAACAAAACACGGTCTTATTCGTCAATGATCTCAGAaaccagagaagaaataaataagagttataaacaaatacagaagacatttaaataaaataattttggaaaaatgtGAAAAGGGCTCCCTTTGAGATATTTAAATTGAGTTGGTATAAGTGGAGAGAAATATTGCTAGGTATTGTCATTCAGCTCTGCAGGGGCCAGGCTTGAAGAGCCTCAAGTTCTAGTCCTGGTTCTACCTCcagccttggacaagtcacttccttTCCCTGGGCCTCAGGTTCATTGTTGACTGGATTAGGACAGTTGTTTCCAGCCTGTGGTTTGCAGTCCTGAGAGCTTTCAGGCTGAACCCCAGAACCTGATAAGGAAGGGAGGTGCAGGACAACctcaattttcatttgtcttacaTATTGAGTTTCCAAGTAAAATTCCACTTGGGGGAGGGGCTTGAggttccttccctttccctccccttaTCTCACTACCCCAACTTGGCCTCTGTAGCCTCAAGATACTCTTCCACACACACATGGGCAGGTCTGGATGTAAACACCAATCATGGTTCACCCCTTCCCCTAGGCCTGGGGTCCCCACACAAGCTGTGTCCCCATCCTATCTTCCTACCTTCCCCCAAGTACAGACCCCAGGAGACCAACCAGCTGTTCAGGACTCAGAGCCTTCCCAGCTAGGGGAGACTCCTGTCTTACAGTGGAAGAAATGAGCTCCTGAGACCCAAAGACTGTAAAACCCAAGTGGTCTCTGCCTGTGGAGAAGGGACACACACTCGCTGCTACCTCTGATCATCCCTGGTAAATAGCTCTGCCTGCTGGCAAACCAGGacaaccttaattttttttttttttttttttttgcaaagagaGCTAGAGAACTTTCAAAACAGTATGAACAGCTTTAGGGCCATGCCAACTTGTCATGGTCCAGAGACTCTGAGGGGCAAAAAGAAAGCATGCAAGTATCCCTTCCTCCCATTTTCCAGTGCTTCTTAGACCAAAGATGTTGCCCAAAGGCCCCCCCCAGAGATGTCCCCAtactaatccctggaacctgtgaatatggtgGATTACGTGGGTAAGAGGAATTAAGGTAGCAGATGAAATTTAAATTGCTTAACTGACCTTAAAATGGGGAAATTATCGTAGATTAGCTTGGCgagcccaatataatcacaaaggtccttctAAGTGGAGAGGGAGCCAGAAGAcagagaaccagagagatggcagcaTGAAAAGGACTCAGCCCAACCTTGCTGGCCTTGAAGATGAAGAaggtcatgagccaaggaatgcaggtagactttagaagctggaaaaggcaatgaAATGCAATCTTCCCCAGAGCTCTGTTAACACTttgattttagtccagtgagacccattttggacttctgacttccagaactacgagataataaatttgtgctcTTTTAAGCCCCTGAGTTTGTGTgcatttattacagcagcaataggaaactaatatacccaGTGAGTCATTAACACAAGTGGTTCAAAGCTGAATGTAGGGCACTGGGCGGAGGCAGCCTGTTGAAGAAAGAAACTGACTCTTGCTGAATTATTCATAACTtagttcatttgacaaatatttattgagcacctcactagatgccagacactgttctaagcactaaggatatataataaataaaaggaaaaaacacctCCCCCACTAGAAGCTTTATTCTagcaggagaaatagaaaatgaataagaaagaTAAGTAAGATATATTGAATATTGGATAGTGGTAAatgccaaagaggaaaataaagcaagagTTATTGTCTGCCCCTCCTGGGCCCCAGAGCTCTCCTGCCCTGACTCGTGTGCACAGACCCCAGGTTAGTTCCCTCAGGAGTCAGAACTTCCCCCAGGTTGCTGCTTCTACAACTGAGCCATTCCTACACCCACATCTTGCGTGTGGGAAGATCCCTTGGTGGGCCCCCGTCAGTCCTAGTCCATCCCTAGCCCACAGCCTCCTTTCCCAATAAGAGCAGCCACCCTGACATAGGCACTTACCCTTAGGTCAACCCGGTATCCATCATGAtatgaggaagaggagagatcTCGCTCCCCACCCTGCAGTCTAGCCTGACACAGTCAAGGAGAACAAACGTCCCCACTCGGGGAGTCCAACCTCATGTTCACTCTCTCCTCCCCCTAGCCTGACCCCGACAAGAAACGTGCTCACATTTTTATAGGAGCTGATAGTTAGGACTAACAAAGTCCCAGTGAGGCAACTCCATCTTTAAACGTTCGGACAGGTGGAACGCATATTCCCTCCCTGACCTGCTAGTGCAATCTCCCCCAAACCCTGCCAACCCTCTGAGTTTCTGGGAAAGAAAACTTCCTTGGGAAATCACCTCTTCATGTGGACAGTCCAAACCCTGCAACAGGTCCAATCCCACTGAGCTACAGACCCGGCCCCTTTCTCTACATCACCTCTCCCATCCCATCTGAACAACAGGGTCCCCGATAACTGTCAGATACctgtgggagaaagagagaaaaagaaggataaaCTGAGAAAGCCAAAGaatgcaattcatcccaccttgcTCGCCCACGTGGTCCCTCACCCACTGGGCTGCTGCTTTGATG
It encodes the following:
- the SDR9C7 gene encoding short-chain dehydrogenase/reductase family 9C member 7, whose amino-acid sequence is MAAITDLSFMYRWFKNCNLVRNLSDKYVFITGCDSGFGNLLAMQLVDRGMRVLAACFTEEGAQKLQQDTSYQLQTTLLDVTKTESIKAAAQWVRDHVGEQGLWALVNNAGVGLPSGPNEWLTKEDFVKVINVNLVGLIEVTLHMLPMVKKARGRVVNMSSSGGRVAIIGGGYCVSKFGVEAFSDSIRRELHYFGVKVSIIEPGNYRTSILGKKNMEGIEKSMCKLWERLPQETRESYGEEYFHTYTDKLKNMMQLAEPRISQVTNSMEHAIVSRNPHIRYNPGLDVKLLYLPLAKFPTPVTDFILRRYLPRPADSV